The following coding sequences are from one Corallococcus caeni window:
- a CDS encoding class I SAM-dependent methyltransferase, translated as MSDSVLDFYEGLAEEYHLLFADWEQSVDRQGAVLDALLRRSGAPPPRRVLDCACGIGTQALGLAARGYAVHATDLSPSAVARAEREARAMHVSLTTGVADMRMLDWQVPGTFHVVMSCDNAMAHLLEDSDLDDAAHAMASRLVPGGLLVASLRDHTALLEKRPRFTAERVLDTPLGRRVLFQVWDWAVDERQYTVRQFILRQESGVWHTTEHTGVYRLLQPVELEQALTKAGLVDPRWYTPEETGFNQPLITARKP; from the coding sequence ATGTCTGACAGCGTCCTGGACTTCTACGAAGGGCTGGCCGAGGAGTACCACCTGCTCTTCGCGGACTGGGAGCAGTCGGTGGACCGGCAGGGCGCGGTGCTGGACGCGCTCTTGCGCCGCTCGGGCGCGCCGCCGCCGCGCCGGGTGCTGGACTGCGCGTGCGGCATCGGCACGCAGGCGCTGGGGCTGGCGGCGCGGGGCTACGCGGTGCACGCCACGGACCTGAGCCCTTCGGCCGTGGCGCGCGCGGAGCGGGAGGCCCGCGCCATGCACGTAAGCCTCACCACCGGCGTGGCGGACATGCGGATGCTGGACTGGCAGGTGCCGGGCACCTTCCACGTGGTGATGTCGTGCGACAACGCGATGGCGCACCTGCTGGAGGACTCGGACCTGGATGACGCCGCGCACGCGATGGCGTCGCGCCTGGTGCCCGGGGGCCTGCTGGTGGCGAGCCTGCGCGACCACACCGCGCTCTTGGAGAAGCGGCCGCGCTTCACCGCCGAGCGCGTGCTGGACACCCCGCTGGGCCGCCGCGTGCTCTTCCAGGTCTGGGATTGGGCGGTGGATGAGAGGCAGTACACGGTGCGCCAGTTCATCCTGCGCCAGGAGTCCGGCGTCTGGCACACCACCGAGCACACCGGCGTCTACCGGCTGCTGCAACCCGTGGAGCTGGAGCAGGCGCTCACGAAGGCGGGGCTCGTGGATCCGCGCTGGTACACGCCGGAGGAGACGGGCTTCAACCAGCCGCTCATCACGGCGCGGAAGCCTTGA